In Drosophila willistoni isolate 14030-0811.24 chromosome XR unlocalized genomic scaffold, UCI_dwil_1.1 Seg41, whole genome shotgun sequence, the following are encoded in one genomic region:
- the LOC6642981 gene encoding neuropeptides capa receptor produces the protein MMASLTNDSINSIHNETLFMNITFESTSDATISQILDFDDCAHYNCSTTGYTEYILGPQTLPLYKAILISIIFGGIFITGVIGNLLVCIVIIRHSTMHTATNYYLFSLAVSDLLYLLFGLPAEVFLYWHQYPYLFGLPFCKIRAFISEACTYVSVLTIVAFSMERFLAICHPLHLYTMVGFKRALRIITMLWIASFLSAIPFGIYSNMQYLYYPPDNTSIMESAFCSMSPEITKEIPLFEASFCIFFVIPMFLIILLYGRMGFKIRSRTTQKLGVQHGSLHRESRNSQMKKKAVIRMLAAVVITFFVCWFPFHMQRLWILYATNNANFQDINEWLFSIAGFAYYVSCTINPIVYSVMSHRYRVAFKEILCGRRMGAYYNNGFLRDHSSFRETTIATSLGAHINYDRVHSVHIRSSRQLNNSKETESITSNKVSIKNTYSLPSRKNTDSPVVSTTDIVIVLENNSNDHRNAENKVKEDFWIKNDETCI, from the exons ATGATGGCATCATTGACAAACGATAGCATCAATAGCATTCATAATGAAACATTATTCATGAATATCACATTCGAATCGACATCCGATGCGACTATATCACAAATTCTTGATTTCGACGATTGCGCCCATTATAATTGTTCAACAACTGGCTATACGGAATATATTCTTGGACCACAGACCTTGCCACTCTATAAGGCAATATTG ATAAGCATCATATTCGGTGGGATTTTCATAACCGGAGTCATAGGTAATTTGCTTGTGTGCATAGTAATAATTCGACATTCGACAATGCACACGGCAACAAATTACTATCTCTTCAGTCTGGCTGTTTCTGATTTACTCTACCTGCTATTCG GTCTACCAGCCGAAGTTTTCTTATATTGGCATCAGTATCCATATCTTTTTGGTCTACCATTTTGCAAGATACGAGCATTTATATCCGAGGC atgtacatatgtatccGTGTTGACGATAGTGGCATTCTCTATGGAACGATTTTTGGCTATTTGCCATCCTCTACACCTATACACAATGGTTGGCTTTAAGAGAGCCTTACGGATTATAACGATGCTATGGATTGCAAGTTTTCTGAGTGCCATACCATTTGGCATATACTccaatatgcaatatttatattatcCACCAG ATAACACTTCCATAATGGAATCCGCATTTTGCTCAATGTCACCAGAGATAACCAAGGAAATCCCATTATTCGAAGCGTCGTTCTGTATATTCTTTGTCATTCCAATGTTTCTAATCATTTTGCTATACGGACGGATGGGATTTAAGATTCGTTCAAGAACCACACAAAAATTGG GGGTTCAGCATGGTTCCCTCCATCGCGAATCACGAAATTCTCAGATGAAAAAGAAAGCTGTTATACGAATGTTGG CCGCTGTGGTTATTACATTTTTCGTTTGCTGGTTTCCATTTCATATGCAAAGGCTATGGATACTTTATGCCACGAATAATGCAAATTTCCAGGATATCAATGAATGGCTTTTTTCTATTGCAGGATTTGCTTACTATGTTTCATG CACTATAAATCCAATTGTATACAGTGTAATGTCACATCGATATCGTGTTGCATTCAAAGAAATCCTTTGTGGAAGACGTATGGGTGCATATTATAATAATGGATTCTTGCGAGATCATTCAAGTTTTCGGGAAACGACAATTGCCACTAGCTTGGGTGCCCATATTAATTATGATCGAGTGCATTCA GTTCATATTCGATCAAGCCGTCAATTGAACAATAGTAAGGAAACTGAATCTATTACTTCAAATAAAGTGtccattaaaaatacttatagTCTTCCCTCAAGAAAG AATACGGATTCACCAGTTGTCAGCACCACTGACATTGTCATTGTCCtggaaaataattcaaatgatCATCGTAATGCAGAGAACAAAGTTAAAGAAGATTTTTGGATTAAGAACGATGAAACCTGCATATAA